The region TGCTTCGTATTTTTATTATATTTTTTTATAATTTTTTGTATTTCATTATCAAATTTATTTTTAAATTTTTTACAATTTCTTTAAAGTTTAATACTCCAAGTTTTTTGTTAATCTCTTTCATAGCTTTTATTATATAATATTCATGTTTTTCACTTTATTATAAAATCTTTTAAAACTACTCCTTCTATTATAACTCACTTTTTGTTTTTTTGATATCTTAATAAAACTATTACTATCTTTGCTATTGTTTTTATATTACTAGCTTCGCAACTATTTTTCTTTTCCAAAGTTACATAATCTAAAAAATATTCAAATTTGTAACTTCCAAATATTTATACACAAACAATAAATATTTATAGTATATACTATTCAATCAATTTAAAAAGGCTATAAAATGAAAAAATTCGATTTAATAATCATTGGTGGGGGAAGAGCAAGTAATCTTGCGGTAACAGCTGGCAAAAAAGGTTTAAAAGTTGCACTTGTTGAAAAATCTACTTTAGGTGGAACTTGTCCAAATAGAGGTTGTGTTCCTTCTAAACTACTTATTGGTTATGCCCATGTAGCAAGAGCTATAAAAGAATCTGACAGACATTTTATAGATTCTTCAATAAATAATATAGATGTAGAAAAAATATTTGAAGAGACTAATAACTATGTTTCAAAAATAGATTCAAGATATGAGAGTAGATTTAATGAAAATGTAGAAATATTTAGAGGAACGGGTTCATTTCTTTCTAATAATATTGTAAAAGTAAATGATGATGAATTAACCGCACCTAAAATTGTCATTGCAACTGGTACAAAACCAATTAAAGCTGGACATGAAAAAGCTTGGACAAGTGATGACATTTTTCCATTAAAAGGAAATATTCCTAAATCAATAACAATAGTAGGTTCAGGGTTTATAGCCTGTGAACTTGCAAACTTTTTTTCAGCACTTGGAATTGAAACAAAACTCTTATCAAGAAGTCAAAGAATTTTAGGAAATGAAGATAAAGATATATCAGCAATTTTTAAAGAAGAGTTTACAAAAAGTGTTGATATTGAATTTGATACAACTATTCAAAATGTAGAATATAAAGATAATAAATTTGAATTAACTTTAGATAGTAAATCAAAAGGTCTTATAGAATATACAAGTGAAGCCTTACTTTATGCAACGGGAAGAAAATCAAACTCGGGAAGTCTTCATTT is a window of Arcobacter sp. LA11 DNA encoding:
- a CDS encoding NAD(P)/FAD-dependent oxidoreductase yields the protein MKKFDLIIIGGGRASNLAVTAGKKGLKVALVEKSTLGGTCPNRGCVPSKLLIGYAHVARAIKESDRHFIDSSINNIDVEKIFEETNNYVSKIDSRYESRFNENVEIFRGTGSFLSNNIVKVNDDELTAPKIVIATGTKPIKAGHEKAWTSDDIFPLKGNIPKSITIVGSGFIACELANFFSALGIETKLLSRSQRILGNEDKDISAIFKEEFTKSVDIEFDTTIQNVEYKDNKFELTLDSKSKGLIEYTSEALLYATGRKSNSGSLHLENTTIDINERGFIQRDEFFETSAKGVYVVGDAAGEHMLQHAAAYEVNHLGRILLEDCKEPLNFKYMPHAVFTEPEIASVGITEQKAEEQNIEYVTTTTNWLASAKAMSTRLKYPVTKFIVNPNTYEILGCHMIGPESSTMMHQVLAVMHINNDIRHIKEMLYIHPALSEALLPAAVEAVKEIERYNTGS